The following are from one region of the Capsicum annuum cultivar UCD-10X-F1 chromosome 1, UCD10Xv1.1, whole genome shotgun sequence genome:
- the LOC107844423 gene encoding eukaryotic translation initiation factor 4G — protein MSHNQSRADTRESSSQYRRAGGRSGSYNQHRGGGRGSGGGGGGGGAAPPPVSSSTSGNPSLTSNRSFNKKYNNAQGGQPRVSGAGAVAVAVASVGSDSHQNGAHQQQPLRGASDVSVASAHAAPLPNATVKPTDASTQKVTRAVPRAPTSNVVAPTSESTAPVTPAKNPGDASRSFPLQFGSISPGVMSVLQIPARTSSAPPNLDEQKRAQARGDTSRAIPSLPNPSTSKQPMPRKDAGPLDQPNPSEAHGVASKPKRDVQISAPPPVTQTQKPSTHPMPGMHMAIPYHQPPQVPVPFGGPGPHIPSHSMSATSLPMPMHLPIGNPPMQQPMFVSGLQPHPMQSQGMMHQGQGLNFSSGMGPQIPPQLGNMAMNMQSQFSPQQAGKFPGQRKTVKITHPDTHEELRLDGTPGSRSHPNMPPQSQPIAPYPPGHPNYYTNSYNSSSVFFQAPNSLPLGNSQSSQPPRLFSQVTVKPAAAGTHPAKEQLQSVSSAAFGKDPVRLSKPHGGDSALSQKDADTSHQSSTTQSKTGDGSKSASRPVENIQSTKGADSISGKSPAAGILALTSQAPIESSTSLSKDSSVDAASETLVVLESTEVQQKKQVTSGQLTLQDKALGKSTSVSSQPFQYPLTRPVEVNSAASARTAVNTKESLSSSESTELKSHKKVDSSEPLDSKNQEAGKPVLKTGDRNDVSLPEVGKQDQNNSLKPSSESLPVESVEFSGLTEEGSPKRATNVNIENGRPEIGAEDMYESVSCPTGVDNIADSITSSTSNQDSTSTEACTSAIGLSAQDDQEPDIADTEEPVVTKSVVASQEFASNLVKNSDEATSKSEDESTETNNTGLVSKSSSGVKENSLVESNVPKVTVARGKKKKKDLYKKADAAGATSDLYMAYKGPEKKEELTQSIETSESDNSKPLSADVPLEDLISTKKVSEVKAEPDDWEDAADASTPKLEAAPGHGKKVDGEDGDGVTMKKYSRDFLLKFAEQCIDIPEGFNVAPDIADILINANSSVSREPGPSPGRGIDRPSSGHRERRGSGIGDGDKWSKTSGPVMPGRDFQPDLAFGGNAMGYRPGPGGNYGVLRNPRAPMPIQYTGGQFVGGILAGPMQSMGPHGGALRNGVDADRWQRGTAFQKGLMPSPQTPAQIMHKAEIKYEVGKVTDEEQAKQRQLKAILNKLTPQNFEKLFQQVKEVNIDNVVTLNGVISQIFDKALMEPTFCEMYANFCQHLAAELPDLSVDKEKITFKRLLLNKCQEEFERGEREEQEANVTNEEGEVKLSAEEREEKRVKARRRMLGNIRLIGELYKKRMLTERIMHECIKKLLGDYQNPDEENVEALCKLMSTIGEMIDHAKAKEHMDAYFDRMEKLSNNMKLSSRVRFMLKDSIDLRKNKWQQRRKVEGPKKIEEVHRDAAQERHLQATRLARTPSLGGSNRRGQPMDFAPRGSMLSSPGPQMGGFRPMSPQVRGYGLQDVRVDERHSYENRTLSLPLTQRPLGDDPITLGPQGGLAKGMSSRGQPAGPSTPFTDNMPSFGDSRRMTHAQNGYGSLPERPPYGSREELMPKYMPERLSSQYDQASAPERNLTYGSKDRGFDAARPVSPLVRSGGPTSTQNVAPDKIWSEERLRDMSLAAIKEFYSAKDEKEVALCVKDLNSPSFYPSMISLWVTDSFERKDKERDLLAKLIIDLTISRDVAISQDQLIKGFENVLTTLEDAVNDAPRASEFLGRIFGKVILENVIPFNEIGRLIYNGGEEEGRLVEIGLAAEVVGSTLEMIKLEQGDSVVSEICRSSNVRLESFRPQGSSKQWKLDKFI, from the exons ATGTCCCATAATCAATCAAGGGCTGATACGCGCGAGTCGTCGTCACAGTATAGGAGAGCCGGAGGCCGATCCGGTAGCTATAATCAGCACCGCGGCGGCGGGAGAGgaagtggtggtggtggtggtggtggaggtgCCGCCCCTCCTCCTGTTTCGTCTTCCACCTCCGGTAATCCATCTTTGACTTCTAATAGAAG tttcaacaagAAGTACAATAATGCTCAAGGAGGGCAACCTAGGGTAAGTGGCGCTGGTGCAGTTGCAGTTGCAGTTGCGAGTGTTGGGTCGGATTCTCATCAGAATGGTGCTCATCAGCAACAACCGTTGCGCG GAGCATCAGATGTATCTGTTGCTAGTGCACATGCTGCACCTCTACCAAATGCTACTGTTAAGCCAACTGATGCTTCGACTCAGAAGGTTACGCGAGCAGTGCCAAGAGCTCCAACTTCTAATGTTGTCGCTCCGACATCTGAGTCGACTGCGCCTGTCACTCCTGCAAAGA ACCCAGGAGATGCATCTAGGTCATTTCCACTTCAATTTGGATCCATAAGTCCCGGTGTCATGAGTGTACTGCAG ATACCTGCGCGAACAAGCTCAGCTCCACCAAATCTGGACGAGCAGAAAAGAGCCCAG GCTCGCGGTGACACTTCAAGAGCTATTCCTTCATTGCCAAATCCATCCACTTCCAAGCAGCCTATGCCAAGAAAGGATGCAGGACCGCTTGATCAACCTAATCCTAGCGAGGCTCATGGGGTGGCCAGCAAGCCCAAAAGAGATGTACAAATTTCAGCTCCGCCCCCTGTTACTCAAACACAAAAGCCTTCTACACATCCCATGCCTGGAATGCACATGGCAATTCCATATCACCAGCCACCACAAGTTCCTGTTCCATTTGGTGGACCTGGACCACATATTCCATCCCACTCGATGTCTGCTACGTCATTACCAATGCCGATGCATTTGCCTATTGGCAATCCGCCGATGCAGCAGCCAATGTTTGTCTCAGGTCTTCAACCCCACCCAATGCAGTCTCAAGGCATGATGCATCAGGGGCAGGGCCTGAATTTTTCATCAGGAATGGGGCCGCAGATCCCTCCGCAGTTGGGCAACATGGCAATGAATATGCAGTCACAGTTTTCTCCGCAGCAGGCAGGGAAGTTTCCAGGTCAGCGTAAAACTGTGAAGATAACTCATCCGGATACTCATGAAGAATTGAGGCTTGATGGGACTCCTGGTTCGAGGTCACACCCTAATATGCCACCTCAATCACAGCCTATTGCGCCATATCCTCCCGGTCATCCTAACTATTATACTAACTCTTATAATTCCAGTTCCGTTTTCTTCCAAGCTCCAAATTCTCTTCCTCTTGGTAACAGTCAGAGTTCTCAGCCACCAAGGCTTTTTAGTCAG GTGACAGTGAAACCGGCTGCTGCAGGAACACATCCAGCAAAAGAACAATTACAATCTGTCAGTTCTGCTGCTTTTGGAAAAGATCCTGTGAGGCTCTCAAAGCCACATGGAGGAGATTCAGCTCTCTCTCAAAAAGACGCAGACACTTCACATCAGAGCTCCACCACACAGTCAAAGACTGGTGATGGCTCAAAGTCTGCTTCAAGGCCGGTAGAAAATATACAATCTACTAAAGGAGCTGATTCTATCTCAGGGAAGAGCCCAGCAGCTGGCATATTGGCATTGACCTCTCAGGCTCCTATCGAATCCTCAACATCTCTAAGTAAAGATAGTAGTGTAGATGCAGCAAGTGAAACACTTGTTGTCCTGGAATCCACTGAAGTTCAACAGAAAAAACAAGTAACTAGCGGACAGTTGACTCTTCAGGATAAG GCTCTTGGGAAATCGACGTCTGTTTCAAGTCAGCCTTTCCAGTATCCCCTAACCAGACCTGTTGAGGTCAATAGTGCTGCTTCAGCGCGCACTGCTGTGAACACCAAGGAAAGTCTCTCTTCATCAGAGTCCACTGAATTGAAAAGTCACAAAAAGGTAGATTCATCTGAACCTTTGGATTCCAAAAATCAGGAAGCGGGCAAACCAGTACTTAAAACTGGGGATAGAAATGATGTATCATTGCCCGAAGTTGGCAAGCAGGACCAGAATAATAGCTTGAAGCCATCTTCAGAATCTCTTCCGGTAGAATCTGTTGAGTTTTCTGGCCTAACTGAAGAGGGGTCTCCAAAGAGAGCAACAAATGTCAACATTGAGAATGGTCGACCAGAAATTGGAGCGGAAGACATGTATGAATCTGTATCTTGTCCAACTGGAGTTGATAACATTGCTGATAGCATTACATCATCCACTTCTAACCAGGATTCCACAAGTACTGAGGCGTGCACGTCAGCAATAGGTCTATCGGCTCAAGATGATCAGGAACCAGATATTGCTGACACCGAAGAACCTGTTGTTACAAAATCGGTTGTTGCAAGTCAGGAATTTGCCTCTAATTTGGTGAAGAATTCTGATGAGGCCACTTCAAAGAGCGAAGATGAAAGTACTGAAACTAATAACACCGGTTTAGTTTCTAAGTCGTCATCTGGTGTCAAGGAAAATTCTTTGGTGGAGTCCAATGTGCCTAAGGTTACTGTGGCTAgggggaaaaagaagaaaaaagacttATATAAGAAGGCAGATGCTGCTGGTGCGACTTCTGATCTTTATATGGCGTATAAAGGTCCAGAGAAAAAGGAAGAACTTACACAATCTATCGAAACCAGTGAAAGCGATAACTCAAAGCCTCTATCCGCCGATGTGCCTCTAGAAGATCTTATATCAACTAAGAAGGTTAGTGAGGTTAAAGCAGAGCCAGATGATTGGGAGGATGCTGCAGATGCATCTACTCCTAAACTAGAAGCTGCTCCAGGACATGGAAAGAAAGTTGATGGTGAAGATGGTGATGGTGTGACTATGAAGAAATATTCAAGagatttcttgcttaaatttgcaGAGCAATGCATTGATATTCCTGAGGGTTTTAATGTTGCTCCTGATATAGCTGATATTTTGATAAATGCTAACTCCAGTGTTTCCCGTGAGCCGGGCCCTAGTCCTGGAAGAGGTATTGATAGGCCATCTAGTGGACATCGTGAACGTCGCGGAAGTGGCATTGGGGATGGAGATAAATGGAGTAAAACATCTGGGCCTGTTATGCCTGGGAGGGATTTTCAGCCAGACCTTGCTTTTGGGGGAAATGCTATGGGATATCGACCTGGTCCAGGAGGCAATTATGGTGTTTTGCGGAACCCTCGAGCTCCCATGCCCATCCAGTATACCGGGGGTCAGTTTGTTGGGGGTATACTAGCTGGACCAATGCAATCCATGGGTCCTCATGGAGGAGCCTTGAGAAATGGAGTAGATGCGGACAGGTGGCAGCGTGGAACTGCTTTCCAAAAGGGTTTAATGCCATCTCCTCAGACACCTGCACAGATTATGCACAAAGCTGAAATAAAGTATGAAGTAGGTAAAGTAACAGACGAGGAACAAGCCAAGCAGAGACAGCTGAAGGCTATCTTAAATAAGCTAACTCCACAGAACTTTGAAAAATTATTCCAGCAAGTGAAAGAAGTCAATATTGACAATGTTGTGACACTCAATGGTGTAATCTCTCAGATATTTGATAAAGCTTTGATGGAGCCAACTTTTTGTGAGATGTATGCCAACTTTTGTCAGCACCTAGCAGCCGAGTTGCCTGATCTGAGTGTAGACAAAGAAAAAATCACTTTTAAGAGGTTACTTCTAAACAAATGTCAGGAAGAGTTTGAGCGAGGGGAAAGAGAAGAACAGGAAGCTAATGTGACTAACGAGGAAGGCGAAGTGAAACTGTCAGCAGAGGAGAGGGAGGAAAAAAGAGTAAAAGCACGGAGACGTATGTTGGGCAATATAAGACTGATTGGTGAACTTTATAAGAAGAGAATGTTGACTGAGAGAATTATGCATGAGTGCATCAAGAAGTTATTAGGTGACTATCAAAATCCTGATGAGGAGAATGTTGAAGCTTTGTGTAAGTTGATGAGTACAAttggggagatgatagatcatGCCAAAGCAAAGGAACATATGGATGCTTACTTTGATAGGATGGAGAAGTTATCTAATAACATGAAACTTTCTTCTAGGGTGAGGTTTATGTTGAAGGATTCAATTGATCTAAGAAAGAACAAATGGCAGCAAAGGAGAAAAGTTGAAGGTCCTAAGAAGATTGAGGAAGTGCATAGGGATGCTGCCCAAGAACGACATTTGCAAGCTACTAGACTTGCTCGTACTCCTAGTCTGGGAGGTTCTAATAGAAGGGGTCAACCCATGGATTTTGCTCCAAGAGGGAGTATGTTATCTTCTCCGGGGCCCCAGATGGGGGGTTTCCGTCCTATGTCTCCACAGGTCCGTGGGTATGGCCTGCAGGACGTACGAGTGGATGAGAGACACTCTTATGAGAACAGGACATTGTCACTTCCCCTGACCCAGAGGCCTCTTGGTGATGATCCGATCACACTTGGACCCCAAGGTGGTCTTGCAAAGGGAATGTCTTCCAGGGGGCAACCTGCAGGACCAAGCACTCCATTCACTGATAATATGCCAAGTTTTGGAGACTCAAGAAGGATGACACATGCCCAAAATGGCTATGGTTCTTTGCCAGAGCGCCCCCCTTATGGTTCAAGGGAGGAGCTTATGCCCAAATACATGCCTGAGCGATTATCTAGTCAATATGATCAAGCAAGTGCACCAGAAAGAAACCTGACTTATGGGAGTAAGGATCGTGGATTTGATGCAGCTCGGCCTGTTTCACCACTTGTAAGAAGTGGAGGGCCAACTTCCACACAGAATGTTGCTCCTGACAAGATTTGGTCAGAAGAGCGTCTGCGGGACATGTCTTTGGCTGCTATCAAGGAATTCTACAG TGCGAAAGATGAGAAAGAAGTTGCGTTGTGTGTAAAAGACCTGAATTCACCCAGCTTCTATCCATCAATGATCTCACTTTGGGTTACTGATTCCTTTGAGAGGAAGGACAAGGAAAGGGATCTTTTGGCAAAGCTTATAATTGATCTAACTATTTCTCGAGATGTGGCGATAAGTCAAGATCAGCTAATTAAAGG GTTTGAAAATGTTCTGACTACCTTGGAGGATGCAGTAAATGATGCCCCTAGAGCATCAGAATTTCTTGGTCGCATCTTCGGGAAGGTAATATTGGAAAACGTGATACCGTTTAATGAAATTGGGCGTTTGATATACAATGGCGGGGAAGAGGAAGGACGCCTTGTGGAGATTGGGCTTGCTGCTGAAGTTGTTGGGAGCACATTGGAGATGATAAAGCTAGAGCAAGGTGATTCCGTGGTGTCAGAGATCTGCAGAAGCTCTAATGTGCGGTTAGAGAGCTTCCGGCCTCAAGGTTCCAGCAAGCAATGGAAGTTAGACAAATTTATTTAG